A genomic segment from Polyangium mundeleinium encodes:
- the ycaC gene encoding isochorismate family cysteine hydrolase YcaC, with protein sequence MSTPYTRLDKNNAAVLLVDHQAGLLSLVRDFDPDKFKNNVLALADLAKYFKLPTILTTSFEDGPNGPLVPELKQMFPDAPFIPRPGQINAWDNEDFVRAVKATGKKQLLIAGVVTEVCVAFPALSALEEGYEVFVVTDASGTFNEVTRDAAWRRMAAAGAQLMSWFGVACELHRDWRNDVEGLGTLFSNHIPDYRNLITAYTTLKATK encoded by the coding sequence ATGAGCACGCCCTATACCCGTCTCGACAAGAACAACGCCGCTGTCCTGCTCGTCGACCACCAGGCCGGATTGCTGTCGCTCGTCCGCGACTTCGATCCCGACAAGTTCAAGAACAACGTCCTCGCCCTGGCCGACCTCGCGAAGTACTTCAAACTGCCGACGATCCTGACCACCAGCTTCGAGGACGGCCCGAACGGCCCGCTCGTGCCCGAGCTCAAGCAGATGTTCCCCGACGCACCGTTCATTCCGCGCCCGGGGCAAATCAACGCCTGGGACAACGAGGACTTCGTCCGCGCGGTCAAGGCGACCGGGAAAAAGCAGCTCCTCATCGCCGGCGTCGTCACCGAGGTCTGCGTGGCATTCCCGGCGCTCTCGGCCCTGGAGGAAGGGTATGAGGTCTTCGTGGTCACCGACGCCTCGGGCACGTTCAACGAGGTGACCCGGGACGCCGCGTGGAGGCGCATGGCCGCCGCCGGCGCGCAGCTCATGAGCTGGTTCGGGGTCGCATGCGAGCTGCACCGCGACTGGCGGAACGACGTGGAGGGCCTGGGAACGTTGTTCTCGAACCACATCCCGGACTACCGGAATCTGATCACCGCCTACACCACGCTCAAAGCAACCAAGTAG